A DNA window from Streptococcus sp. LPB0220 contains the following coding sequences:
- a CDS encoding phosphoglycerate mutase encodes MVKLVFARHGESEWNKANLFTGWADVDLSEKGTQQAIDAGKLIKEAGIEFDQAYTSVLKRAIKTTNLALEASDQLWVPVEKSWRLNERHYGGLTGKNKAEAAEQFGDEQVHIWRRSYDVLPPAMDRDDEHSAHTDRRYASLDDSVIPDAENLKVTLERALPFWEDKIAPALKDGKNVFVGAHGNSIRALVKHIKQLSDDEIMDVEIPNFPPLVFEFDEKLNVVKEYYLGK; translated from the coding sequence ATGGTAAAATTGGTTTTTGCTCGCCACGGTGAGTCTGAATGGAACAAAGCTAACCTTTTCACTGGTTGGGCTGATGTTGATTTGTCTGAAAAAGGTACACAACAAGCGATCGACGCTGGTAAATTGATCAAAGAAGCTGGTATCGAATTTGACCAAGCATACACTTCAGTATTGAAACGTGCGATCAAAACAACAAACCTTGCGCTTGAAGCTTCTGACCAATTGTGGGTTCCAGTTGAAAAATCATGGCGCTTGAACGAACGTCACTACGGTGGTTTGACTGGTAAAAACAAAGCAGAAGCTGCTGAACAATTTGGTGATGAACAAGTTCACATCTGGCGTCGTTCATACGATGTATTGCCTCCTGCAATGGACCGTGATGATGAACACTCAGCACACACTGACCGTCGTTACGCTTCACTTGATGACTCAGTAATTCCAGATGCTGAAAACTTGAAAGTTACTTTGGAACGTGCCCTTCCATTCTGGGAAGATAAAATCGCTCCAGCTCTTAAAGATGGTAAAAACGTATTCGTAGGAGCACACGGTAACTCAATCCGTGCTCTTGTTAAACACATCAAACAATTGTCAGACGACGAAATCATGGATGTGGAAATCCCTAACTTCCCACCATTGGTATTCGAATTTGACGAAAAATTGAACGTTGTAAAAGAATACTATCTTGGAAAGTAA
- the metG gene encoding methionine--tRNA ligase — protein sequence MTKSFYITTPIYYPSGKLHIGSAYTTIACDVLARYKRMMNYDVFYLTGLDEHGQKIQQKAEEAGITPQAYVDGMAVGVKELWQLLDISYDKFIRTTDDYHEKVVAQVFERLLAQDDIYLGEYSGWYSVSDEEFFTESQLAEVYRDENGKVIGGVAPSGHEVEWVSEESYFLRLSKYQDRLVEFFKSQPDFITPDGRLNEMLKNFIEPGLEDLAVSRTTFTWGVPVPSNPKHVVYVWIDALLNYVTALGYGQEDHENFDKFWNGTVFHMVGKDILRFHSIYWPILLMMLDIKLPERLIAHGWFVMKDGKMSKSKGNVIYPEMLVERFGLDPLRYYLMRSLPVGSDGTFTPEDYVARINYELANDLGNLLNRTVAMINKYFGGQVPAYVENVTVFDADLAKVVEENIAEYHKQMNAVDYPRALEAVWNIISRTNKYIDETAPWVLAKEDGDKEQLAAVMAHLAASLRVVAHLIQPFMMNTSNAIMEQLGLGLDFDLENLTLAGFPENVTVVAKGTPIFPRLDMEEEIAYIQSQMTAGKPQEKEWIPEEVELKSEKDEIKFEDFDKVEIRVAEVKEVERVEGSDKLLRFRLDAGDGEDRQILSGIAKFYPNEQELVGKKLQIVANLKPRKMMKKYVSQGMILSAEHGDQLTVLTVDPSVPNGSIIG from the coding sequence ATGACAAAATCATTCTACATCACAACCCCTATCTATTACCCATCTGGTAAATTGCATATTGGTTCAGCATACACAACGATCGCCTGTGACGTCTTGGCGCGTTACAAACGTATGATGAACTACGATGTGTTCTACCTGACTGGTCTTGATGAGCACGGTCAAAAGATCCAGCAAAAAGCTGAAGAAGCTGGCATTACGCCGCAGGCTTATGTAGATGGGATGGCCGTTGGAGTGAAAGAACTCTGGCAATTACTCGATATCTCATATGATAAATTCATCCGTACGACAGACGATTACCATGAAAAAGTGGTGGCCCAGGTCTTTGAACGCTTGCTGGCGCAAGACGACATCTACCTTGGTGAATACTCTGGTTGGTACTCAGTATCTGATGAAGAGTTCTTTACAGAAAGCCAATTGGCTGAGGTCTACCGTGATGAGAATGGCAAGGTCATCGGTGGGGTAGCCCCATCAGGCCACGAAGTAGAATGGGTTTCTGAAGAATCTTATTTCCTTCGTCTCAGCAAATACCAAGACCGCTTGGTTGAATTTTTCAAATCCCAACCTGATTTCATCACGCCAGATGGCCGTCTCAATGAAATGTTGAAAAACTTCATCGAGCCAGGTTTGGAAGACTTGGCGGTATCTCGGACCACCTTTACCTGGGGTGTGCCAGTCCCATCTAATCCAAAACACGTGGTTTATGTATGGATCGATGCCCTTCTCAACTATGTGACCGCTCTTGGTTACGGTCAAGAAGATCATGAAAACTTTGACAAATTCTGGAACGGAACCGTCTTCCACATGGTTGGAAAAGACATCCTTCGTTTCCACTCCATTTACTGGCCGATCCTTCTCATGATGCTCGATATCAAATTGCCAGAGCGCTTGATTGCCCATGGTTGGTTTGTCATGAAAGACGGTAAGATGTCTAAGTCTAAAGGAAATGTCATCTACCCAGAAATGTTGGTGGAACGCTTTGGCTTGGATCCACTTCGTTACTACCTCATGCGCAGTTTGCCAGTTGGTTCAGATGGGACCTTCACACCAGAAGACTACGTGGCTCGCATCAACTATGAATTGGCCAATGACCTTGGAAACCTCCTCAACCGGACGGTAGCCATGATCAATAAATACTTTGGTGGTCAAGTTCCAGCTTATGTCGAAAATGTCACAGTATTTGATGCCGATTTGGCTAAGGTAGTTGAAGAAAACATCGCTGAATACCACAAGCAAATGAACGCGGTTGATTACCCACGCGCTTTGGAAGCCGTATGGAACATCATCTCTCGGACCAACAAGTACATCGATGAGACAGCTCCTTGGGTCCTCGCTAAAGAAGATGGGGATAAGGAACAATTGGCAGCGGTCATGGCTCACTTGGCAGCGAGCCTCCGTGTTGTGGCTCACTTGATCCAACCATTCATGATGAACACCTCAAATGCCATCATGGAACAACTTGGCTTGGGCTTGGACTTCGATCTTGAAAACTTGACCCTAGCAGGCTTCCCTGAAAATGTCACAGTGGTTGCCAAAGGAACTCCAATCTTCCCACGTCTCGACATGGAAGAAGAAATTGCCTACATCCAATCTCAAATGACTGCTGGCAAACCACAAGAAAAAGAATGGATTCCAGAAGAAGTAGAACTCAAGTCTGAAAAAGATGAGATCAAATTTGAAGACTTTGACAAGGTTGAAATCCGTGTAGCAGAAGTCAAAGAAGTGGAACGCGTCGAAGGATCAGACAAATTGCTTCGCTTCCGCCTAGATGCAGGAGATGGCGAAGACCGTCAAATCCTCTCTGGTATCGCGAAATTCTATCCAAATGAACAAGAATTGGTCGGCAAAAAACTCCAAATCGTGGCCAACCTTAAACCACGTAAGATGATGAAGAAATATGTCAGCCAAGGCATGATTCTTTCCGCAGAACACGGAGATCAATTAACAGTCTTAACAGTTGATCCATCTGTTCCAAATGGAAGCATCATTGGGTAA